One window of the Hippoglossus hippoglossus isolate fHipHip1 chromosome 9, fHipHip1.pri, whole genome shotgun sequence genome contains the following:
- the rflna gene encoding refilin-A yields MVGHLHLQAMDDSLKGKNREGLLDSPDSGLPPSPSPPFCSLSPGLIESRSSSCTTPVESHHGCYRKESREGKLLPYLLLNSTGTDPKTRMYPVFFGESIEVNPKPEQEIKCISEVKYDSDKHYRDRVYCAPVPTATSFSETVVAVQNCTWRSYKSQVYLEPRQRPISYQSTTIIYPKHAKNTYRTTLNYNATGSRRWFVSTVQLESSEDTSPCIIYTEDL; encoded by the exons ATGGTGGGGCACCTACACCTACAAGCGATGGATGATAGCCTGAAAGGAAAAAACCGAGAGGGGCTGCTCGACAGCCCGGATTCGGGACTGCCGCCGAGCCCCAGTCCGCCCTTCTGCTCGCTGTCCCCGGGTCTGATCGAGTCGCGCTCCAGCAGCTGCACGACGCCCGTGGAGAGCCACCATGGATGTTATaggaaggagagcagagaggggaaACTG CTGCCCTACCTGCTGCTGAACTCCACAGGAACAGACCCCAAGACTCGCATGTACCCCGTGTTCTTCGGGGAAAGCATCGAGGTCAACCCCAAACCAGAGCAGGAAATCAA GTGCATCTCTGAGGTCAAGTATGACTCCGACAAGCATTACCGGGACCGGGTGTACTGCGCCCCCGTTCCCACGGCCACCTCCTTCAGCGAGACAGTGGTAGCGGTGCAGAACTGCACATGGAGGAGCTACAAGTCCCAGGTGTACCTGGAGCCGCGGCAGAGGCCCATCAGCTACCAGAGCACCACCATCATCTACCCGAAACACGCCAAGAACACTTACCGCACCACGCTCAACTACAACGCCACGGGTTCCCGCCGCTGGTTTGTCTCCACGGTGCAGCTGGAGTCGAGCGAGGATACTAGTCCCTGTATCATCTACACAGAGGACCTGTAG